ACCAGCAGCAGCATGGAGAAGGTGAACAGGTTCAGGTAGGCGAAGTAGCGCCACAGGGAGCGGTCCTCGTGCATGTAGCCGATGGAGTAGAAGTGGATCAGGCCGCCGATGCCGCTCACCACCAGGATCATGATGGCCGACAGGGGGTCCACCCAGAAGGCCACGTCCACGCTGAACGAGCCCATGGGGATCCATGTGTAGAACGCGTCGATCAGGAAACGCTCCTTGGCCGGGAGCCCGAGCAGCCGGCCGAAGGCCCACAGCGAGAACAGGAAGGACAGGGTCACGGGAGCGCAGGCGATGAACGCCACCGCGCGCTTGCCCCATTGCTCCTGGATGCGGGCGCCCAGCAGGCCGTTCACCGCCGCGCCCAGCAGCGGGAACAGCACGATCCAACGCAGAAAATCGGTTTGAACGGGGTGGTCCATGGCGCGCTGACTCGGTTCTAATCCTTGAGCGTCTCGGTGGCCTCGACGTCGATGGTGCTGAAGAGCTGGTAGATGGCGAGGACGATGGCGAGGCCGATGGCGGCCTCGGAGGCGGCCAGCATGATGATGAACACCGTGTAGATCTGCCCGTCCACCTGCCCGGTGCTGAAGTGCGAGAACGCCACGTAGTTCAGCCCGGCGGAGTTGAGGATGAGCTCGACCCCCAGCAGGATGCTGATGGCGTTGCGCCGCGTGAGAACGATGTAGATGCCCAGCGCGAACAGGATGCCGGACACCACCAGGTAGTGCTTCAGCCCGACGTCCGCCAGCAATGCAACGTATTCAGCCATCTCGCGAGACTCTATTCCTTGATTTCCTTGCGCGACAGCGTGATGGCGCCGATGAGGGCCACCAGCAGCACCACCGCGGCGATCTGGAACGGCAGCAGGTACTCGCCCAGGAAGAGGTTGCCTATGGCCGCCGTGGTGGGCTCGAAAGCCACTTCCTTGGCCTTCGCCCAATCGGTCCCGGCGATGGCGTAGACGAGGATGCACAGGA
This region of Deltaproteobacteria bacterium genomic DNA includes:
- a CDS encoding NADH-quinone oxidoreductase subunit L — encoded protein: MDHPVQTDFLRWIVLFPLLGAAVNGLLGARIQEQWGKRAVAFIACAPVTLSFLFSLWAFGRLLGLPAKERFLIDAFYTWIPMGSFSVDVAFWVDPLSAIMILVVSGIGGLIHFYSIGYMHEDRSLWRYFAYLNLFTFSMLLLV
- the nuoK gene encoding NADH-quinone oxidoreductase subunit NuoK, translating into MAEYVALLADVGLKHYLVVSGILFALGIYIVLTRRNAISILLGVELILNSAGLNYVAFSHFSTGQVDGQIYTVFIIMLAASEAAIGLAIVLAIYQLFSTIDVEATETLKD